CGAAGGCGTTTTCGAGGGAGAGCATCGGCAGGCTGTGCCGGATGGAGGTGAATTTCTCCAGCGGCGGCGCGCCGATCCGCTGGGAAGGGGAGGTGGGGGTGACCAGCTCGGGAAACCGCTCTTCGATTGTCTGCAGCTCCCGGAACATTTGGTCGTATTCGGCATCGGATACTTCCGGCCGATCGTAGACGTAGTAGAGGGTGTTGTGACGGTGGAGTTCGGCGCTGAGTTCCTTGTGGCGGGCGGCAGCCTGTTCTTTGTTCATCGGATATCCTTCGTTGTTTTGGCAGATGGAATGCCTTATAGCATATGGTGGAAGGATGATAAAGAGCATTGGCCCGATCCTATCCAAATCGAAATCGAAATCGGGATCGGGATCGGGATCGGGATGGCTTTTGATCTTGCCTTTGCCCCTCACCCCTCACTCAATTAAAGAAAGATTGTTTTTGCTCCCCCCTTCAAGTAAACTCCGGGGGCAAAAGATTAGAGAAAAAAGTATAAGGAGAACCGGATGTTCGATAATCCGTATCTGTATTTTGCCGTTCTGGGCGGGCTGATATTACTGTCGGCTTTTTTCTCCGGATCAGAAACGGCCCTATTGAGCCTGGATACCCTGCGCATCAAGTATCTGGTGCATAAAAAACGGCGGGGAGCCCAGCAGCTGGAGGCCATCCGGCAGCATCCCGACCAGTTGCTCAGCGCCATTCTCATCGGCAACAACCTGGTCAACATTGCCGCGTCGGTTTTCGCCACAGCACTTTTTGTGCAGCTGTTCGGCGATCATGGTGAACTGGTGACCATTCTCCTGCTGACCCCGGTCATCCTGATCCTGGCCGAAATTGCTCCCAAGACCTTTGCCGCCCATAATCCCGAGCGGGTTTCATTTCTGGTCCTCGGTCCGATCCGCATGGTGATGCTGCTGCTCAAGCCGCTGATCTGGGTGGTGACGGGCATCTCCAGGCTGATGACCCGCTTCACCAGCAGTGAAGCCGAACGGGGCCTGATTTCGGAAGACGAAATCCGGGCCATGATCTCGGTCGGAGAGGCCTCCGGGGTGGTCGGGCGGGACAAGCGCCGCATGCTGCACGGCATTTTCGACCTGTCCCAGATCCGCGCCCGTGATGTCATGATTCCCCGCACGGAAGTGGTCGGCATCGAGGTCTCCACCCCCTTTGCCGAAGCCCTGGAGATCGCACAGCAGGCCCGGCATTCGCGCTTTCCCGTTTATGAGGGAAGTCTGGACGAGGTGGTAGGGGTCATCCATAGCAAGGATATCCTCAAGTTTGTCGGCCGCCCGGAGGAGTTTTCTCTGCGGGATGAGGCGAGACCGCCCTATTTCGTGCCCGAATCGAAACGCATCAATACCCTGCTGCAGTCCTTTCGCCAAAAACACATCCATCTGGCGATGGTGGTGGACGAGTATGGCGGGGTCGAGGGGATCGTGACCCTGGAGGACATCGTCGAGGAGATCGTCGGCGACATCCAGGACGAATACGATACCGAAGAGGTGCTGATCCGGGAAATGTCCTTCGGCCGCTACATGGTCGACGGCAGCGTCTCGCTGCGCGTCATCAATCAGAAATTCGGCTTGCAACTGTCCGAGGAACATGCCAACACCCTGGCCGGATTTCTGCTTCATTGCCTCGGCAGCATTCCCCGACAGGGGGATTGCTGTGAGGCCCAGGGCGTGTCCTTCACCGTCCGGCGGGTGGTCGATCGCCGTGTGGAAGGGATTGAGATGGTCCTGCCCGACACGTCCCCCCGCGCCTGACCCACCGCAGGTCCCTGCCGACCCTCATCCCCACAAAATGTCCCCCGTGCGCAGCCCTCCCAAAGGAGGGCTTTTTGCGTTTTTCCCACTTTTCTAAACCCTTAAAAAATTAGAAAAATCACCTTGACACAGGCGTGGCGCGCCGCTATAGTTTGGCAAAAGGTGGGGAATGGTGTTAAATTTGGCCAGGATGGCTACGGATGAACTTCCAGGGGGAATTCAACAACGCGATCGACGCCAAAGGCAGGGCGAGCATTCCGGCTCGATTCCGGGAAATACTGGCCCAGCAATATGGCGACGAGCGTCTCATCGTGACCCAGAACAGGGGAGGGCTGGTCGCCTTTCCCGTCCCTGAATGGGATAAGTTTCTGGAGAACGTCCAAAAAATGCCCCCCGGCCAGGCAAGGGAAGATGTCAATCTGACCCTTATTTCTCCGGCCGTAGCCTGTACTTTCGACAAGCAGGGCCGCATTCAGCTGAGCAAGGCATTGCGCGATTACTCCGGTCTGGACGGAGATGTCCGGGAAATCGTGGTGGTCGGTTCCTTCAACAAGATACTGGTCTGGAACCGGGCCAAACACGCCGAAATGCGCAGAAGTGCCGAGGCGCGGCTCGAATCGGATCCTCAGACCCTCTTCGATCTGGGATTCTGATTTTTGGACAAACCGGCCTTTCAGCATGCATCGGTCATGGCGGACGAGGTTCTGTCCTGTCTTCAGCCCAGACCGGGAGAGATCTTTCTCGACGGCACTGTCGGCGGCGGCGGCCATTCCCGCCTGATTCTGGAAGCGATGGCCCCCGATGGCCGCCTGATCGGCCTGGATCGCGACCCGGAAGCCCTCGACGAAGCCGCCAAGGTGCTGGCACCCTACGGAGACCGGGTGGTGCTGCTGCACCGCAATTTCAGCGAGGTTGGTCAGGTTCTGAAGGAATTGGGCATCGAGGCCCTGGACGGACTGCTTCTCGATCTGGGTGTTTCCTCCTATCAGCTCGACGCCCCTCACCGAGGTTTTTCCTTCCGGACCGATGCGCCCCTCGACATGCGCATGGATCCCACGGCCGGAGCAACGGCGGCAGATATTCTACGGGAATACGATGCCGACGACCTGGCGGACATCTTCCGGCAGTACGGGGAAGAACGGTATGCCCGGCGCATTGCCCGGCGCATCGTTCAGGTCCGGGGCGACGCCCCGATCACGACCACCAGCCAATTGGCCGAACTCGTACAGGACAGTGTTCCCCGCGGCCGGGTGCCGGCCCGCATTCACCCGGCGACCCGGGTTTTCCAGGCTCTGCGGATCTTTGTCAACAGGGAGTTGGAGCATGTCGAGCAGGGCTTGAGAGACGGGTTGTCGAGTCTGCGGCCCGGAGGACGAATGGCGGTCATCAGTTTTCACTCCCTGGAAGATCGCATCGTCAAACACCTGTTTCGGCAGGAAGCGAAGGATTGTCTTTGCCCTCCCGGGCTGCCCGTCTGCGTTTGCGGCCATCGAGCCCGGGTCAGGCTCCTGAACGGCAAGGGATTGAGGGCGGGGGAGCCGGAGGTGGCAGAAAATCCCCGGGCACGCAGCGCGATCCTTCGTGCCGTACAGCGGATCTGATTGGATTGGTTTTACCCTTTTCAGGGCTCATCGATGGAGGAAATCATGTCGGATACCCTTCTCAGACCCGTCCCCAAAGTCCAGAGTCTGGCTCCAGGCCGACCGCGACTTGCCCGGGTTTTTCTTTTCCTTGCCGTCCTTCTCATTGTTTCCCTGTTCTTTGTCTGGTCCCGTCTGCAGATGGTCGGGCTTCAGTACGACATATCGCGCCTCGAAAGCCGTTTGCGGGAGGTGCGGCGCGAGGTCCGCTGTCTCCACCTGGAGGTGGCCAGTCTGCGAAGCCCCGCCAGGATTGAAAAAGTGGCTTTCTCAAGTATTGGATTGCGGAATCCGTCCCCGAGCCAGGTGATCTACGTCAAGAGATGAAAAAGCGTCCGTGGAGCAGCTTCAGAATACGGCTGGTGGGTTATGGCTTTATGCTGGCCTTCGGCCTGATCGGCTACCGGGCCCTGAGCCTGCAGGTGCTGCGCCACGAGCAGTTTGAAACCCGCGCCCAACGCCAGTATCAGCGCATCGTCAAGCTGCCTCCGCAGAGGGGTACCATCTATGACCGCAACGGGGAGGAGCTGGCTCTGAGCACGGCGGTCGATTCGATCTTTGTCGAACCCCGGCACGTCGAAGATGTGGAGAAAACGGCTCGATCCCTTGCCACGGCTCTCTCCATCCCCTACGGGCAGATCAAAAAAAAGCTGGTGTCCGACAAAAGTTTCTTTTGGATCAAGCGTCAGGTGACGCCAAAGGAGAGTGAAAGGGTCAGGGAGCTCGGCCTGGCAGGGATCGGATTTACCCGGGAACATCGGCGCTACTACCCCAACTCGGAACTGGGCAGTCAAATCATCGGATTTACCGGGTTGGACCCCAAGGGGCTCGAGGGTCTGGAACTGCATTACGACTCGCTGATCCTGGGCGAAAGCAGCTTTCTGGTAACGGAAAAGGACGCCCGCGGCAAGGGGCTTTCCTACTCCGATGGGATGGTGCAGGGCGGCAGGCCGGGGCACAGCCTCTACCTGACCCTGGACAAGAATCTGCAGTACATCGCCGAAAAGGAGCTGGCGGCCGGTATTGCGGAAAACAGGGCCAAAGCCGGATCGGCAGTCGTTCTTGATCCGCGCACCGGGGAAATCCTGGCCATGGCCAATCAGCCGATCTACAACCCCAACGCCTTTCACAAGAGCCGTTCCGTACAGAGGCGAAACCGGGCAGTCTGTGATATTTACGAGCCGGGCTCTACCATGAAACCCTTTCTGGTGGCAGCGGCGCTCAATGAAAAGATCGTCAGGCCCGACCAGAAATTCTACTGCGAAAACGGGCGCTATCGCGTCGGCGGTCGCGTCGTTCATGACACCAAGAAATATGAAACCTTGACGGTGGCCGAAATTCTCAAGTTCAGCTCGAATATCGGGTCGGCAAAAATCGGCAAGTCTTTGGGGCGGGAGTCATTGTACCGCTACCTGACCAATTTCGGGTTCGGAGCGCCTACCGGAATCGATTTTCCGGGTGAGGGAGCCGGCCTGCTGCGCCGTCCCGAAAAGTGGTTCGAAGCCGATCTGGCCAATATTTCCTTCGGCCAGGGCGTGGGCGTCACCTCCCTCCAGTTGGCTCAGGCGACAGCGGCGATAGCAAACGGCGGAACCCTCATGCAGGCCGATCTGGTGAAGCAGGTGGTCGATCCCTATGGCGAGATTGTGGAGATCCGGGAGCCCCGTGCGGTAAGGCGCGTGGTTTCCCCTGAGGTTGCCCGGCAGGTCCGGGATATGATGATCTCGGTCACTGATGCGGATGGAACCGGCAGCAAATCCGGGGTGCCCGGTTACAGGGTTGCCGGCAAGACCGGCACGGCGCAGAAGGTCGATCCGGTAACGGGGGGATATTCCGCCGACAAACGGGTGTCGTCCTTTGTCGGTTTCGTGCCGGCAATGGACCCGAGACTGGTCATCCTGGTGATTGTCGACGAACCTGACGGGCAGACTTACGGGGGTTTGGTTGCCGCCCCGGTCTTCTCCCGGATTGCGGAGCAGTCCCTCCGGTATCTCCATATCGAGCCGACCGAACCCGACTCCAGACCCTCGCTGCTGACTGAGAAAGAGGAGGTTCGCCTGATTGCCGCCAATGCTGTTAGAGAAGCTGAGCAGCTGCAGAATAAGGAAGAAGAGGGGCAGTTGGGGATGATGCCGGATTGTATCGGCATGAGCGGGCGACAGGTTTTGAAAACCATGGAGCGACTGGGGCTGAATATCAAGCTCAAGGGCAGCGGGCGAGTTGTCGAGCAGTACCCGGGAGCCCTGCAGCCCATCCGCTATGGCAGCGAAGTATGGGTGGAATTGGCACCGCCAACCTGAAAAATACCTTTTGACTTTTAGGGTCAGGGATATGACAATAGCGACCTCCATGAAGATGTCCGAGCTGTTCCAAGTGCTGTCCCCACGTGCCGTTTTCGGCCCTTCGGAAGCAGACGTCAAAGGTCTTTTCTACGACTCGCGGGAGGTCGTTCCCGGCGGGGCTTTTTTTGCCCTGCGCGGAGCGGTGACCGATGGCCACCGGTATATCGACCAGGCCCTCGAGCGGGGCGCTGCTGTGCTGGTGCTGGAAGAAGAACGCCCTCTTCCGTCCGGTGTCTGCGGGGTGCTGGTCGAAGATTGCCGCCGGGCTCTTGCTCTGGCCGCTGCGGCTTTTTATGGGGATCCGACCCGCCAGATGACGGTTGTCGGGGTTACGGGGACCAACGGCAAGACGACGATCACCTATTTGATGGAATCGATTCTGCAAGCGGCCGGCCGGCGCCCGGCGATTATGGGCACGGTCAACTACCGCTTCGGCGACCTTGTGCTGCCTTCCGAACGCACCACCCCCGAATCGGTCGACCTGCTGCGGACCATCGCAAAGTTTCGCGGAGCCGGCGCCGACGCTCTGGTTCTGGAGGTGTCCTCCCACGCACTGGAGCAGCATCGTGTGGACGGCATCTATTTCGATGTCGGCGTCTTCACCAATCTGACCCCCGAACATCTGGACTATCACGGCGACCTGGAGAGCTATTTTGCCTCGAAAGGCAGACTCTTTCAGGGGCTTGGGGGCCATGGTCCCGCGGTGGGAGTGGTGAACATCGATGATCCTTTCGGAGAGCGTCTGGCAGACCAGTTGAAAAACCTCTCGTCGTGCGACCTGCTGGCCTGTGGCCTTGCGCCTGCCGCCGATGTGCGCCCCGCGCGCAGTGTCCTGTCGATGGGCGGTATCGAGGCAACGATCCATTCTCCCCAGGGAGAGTTTGAGTTGCTTTCACCTTTGCTGGGCGAGTTCAATCTCCACAATCTGTTGTGTGCCGCCGGGGCCGCTCTGGCTCTCGGTATCCGTCCGGAAACCGTGGCCGCAGGGCTGAATCAGGCGCCCCCTGTTCCCGGTCGCCTCGAGCCGGTGCCCAATGAGCTGGGGGCCCTGGTGCTGGTGGACTACGCCCATACCGGAGATGCCCTGGACAAGGTTCTAGGCACCTTGCAGGACCTTAAACCGCGCCGGTTGATCACGGTGTTCGGCTGCGGCGGCGACCGCGACCGGAACAAGCGTCCCATCATGGGTGAGGTGGCTGCGCGGCGTTCAGACCTGGTGGTACTGACCTCCGACAACCCGCGAACCGAAGATCCCCTGGCCATCATCGCCGATATTCGGCCGGGTCTCGATCAGGTCTTCGGGAGCGAATGGTCCCGTCGGGAAGCTGCGACCGGAAACGGACGGGGGTTCGTGGTGGTTCCAGACAGAAGGGAAGCCATCGATTTTGCCGCCGGGCTGCTGCAGCCGGGAGACCTTTTGCTGGTCGCCGGAAAAGGGCATGAGGATTACCAGATCATCGGCCGGGAAAAATTTCATTTCGATGATCGCGAAGAATTAAGGCGCGCCCTGGGAAAGGGGAGTATTTCATGAAGATTGATGTCCAGACGATTGCGCGCATCACCGGCGGAACGGTGACCCCTTCCAAAGCCCAGGCGACGGTATCCGGCGTGTCCACAGACAGCCGCAAAATCCGGGACGGCGAGCTTTTCGTGCCTCTGCACGGCCCCAATTTCGACGGCCATGATTTTCTGCTGCAGGCTGTTCGCAACGGCGCCGCGGCCTGCCTGAGCGAAGATGTCATCGCCGGTTTCCCGGTGCCGGTGGTCCGGGTTGCCGACACCCTGAAGGCCATGGGGGATCTGGCCGCTTCACAAAGGGCCCTGCTGCGGGGTCCGCTGGTTGCCGTGACCGGTTCCTCCGGCAAGACCACGACCAAGGAGATGCTCGGCTCGATTCTGCGCCAAGGCGGACCGGGACTGATAACCGAGGGAAATTTCAACAATCTGATCGGTTTGCCCCTGACCCTGTTCAGGCTCACCGATGCACACCGCTGGGCGGTTCTGGAAATGGGTATGAGCGCCCGTGGCGAAATCGCCCGTCTCACGGAAATCGCCTCCCCTGATATCGGGGTCATAACCAATATCGGTCCTGCCCACCTGGAGACCCTCCTCAGCCTTGACGGCATCGCCCGTGCCAAGGGGGAACTTTTTGCCGGTCTATCCCAGGGTGGGACCGCGGTGATCAACATGGATGACGAACGGGTGGCGGGTCTGCCGGTGGCCAACGGTGTGCGCCGGATTCTGTTCGGATGTGCTCCGCCCGCCGATGTCCGTGCCGAGAAGATCTCTCTCTGGCCCGGAGGCGTCGAGTTCCAGCTCTGTCTGCCGGAGGGTCGCTGGCCGGTGCGGCTGCACATCCACGGACGTTTCAACGTGCACAATGCCCTGGCTGCAGCCGCCGCAGCCTATGTCATCGGCGTGAAGCCTGCCGAGATCGGCAGCGGACTGGAAAGGTTCCGCCCTTATGCCGGGCGCATGGAAACCACCCTGCTCGGCGAGAAAGTGGTTCTGCTGGAGGATTGCTACAATGCCAATCCCTTGGCCGTCAAGGCGGCTTTGGTCACCCTTGACGACCTGGCCGGTGATGGCCGCAGGGTGGCGGTTCTCGGCGACATGCTGGAGCTCGGAGAAGCCGCGGGCGAACTGCACCGGGAGGTGGGTCGCGAAGTGGCCCGCCGGGCAGATCTGCTGATTCTGCTCGGAGAATTCGCTCGCCATACGGCAGAGGGTGCCAGGCAGGGCGGGCTGGCCGCCGACCGGATCATCCAGGTAGACAGCCATGAAAAGGCTGTCGAATCGCTGGAAAAATTGATCAGGCCTGGTGACCGGGTGCTGGTCAAGGGTTCCCGGGGGATGAAGATGGAGCGCATCTGTGCCGCTCTCAAAACCGATCATGCCCGGGAAGCGGTCGGGCATTGACCCCTGATCAATTCCCGGTGACAGTAGACTGTTCCAAACATTCTGCCGACCCGCAGAATGACAACGAAAATTTACGGTCCTTGGGCCGAAGGTGACATAGCTGGAGATTCAGCCGGATGCTTTATAACCTGCTCTACCCTTTTCATACCGAGTTTTCCTTTCTCTACGTCTTCCGGTACATTACGTTCCGGACGATCTACGCGACCATTACCGCGTTGGTGATCTCCTTTATTCTCGGGCCCTGGTTGATTCAGAAACTGCAGTTGCTGCAGATCGGTCAGAACATCCGCAAGGTTGGTCCCGAATCCCATTTCAAGAAAGAGGGGACCCCCACCATGGGAGGAACCCTGATTCTGTTCGCCATTGCTTTGCCGACAGTGCTCTGGGCCGATCTGAGCAATATCTACGTCTGGATTACCCTGATGGTTACGGTGGGTTTTGGGGTGATCGGTTTCCTCGATGATTACCGCAAGGTCAAGAAAAAGAACAGCGACGGCCTGAGTGCCCGGCAAAAAATGCTCTACCTGATGCTCATTGCCGCGGCCGCCGGCACCATCCTGGTGCTTTATCCGCCTTTCGAAACCACCCTGGTCATGCCTTTCCTCAAGGGTGTGCGTCCCGACCTGGGGTTTTTTTACATCCCCTTCTCCATGCTGGTCATCGTCGGCGCCAGCAACGCCGTCAACCTGACGGACGGATTGGACGGTTTGGCCATCGGCCCGACGATCATCGCTTCGGGAACCTATCTGCTGTTCGCTTACCTGGCAGGCAATGCCCGCCTGTCCGATTATCTGCAGATCAGCAGCGTGCAGGGGGCGGGGGAGCTGGCCGTGCTGTGCGGTGCCATGGTGGGGGCCGGCCTTGGATTCCTCTGGTTCAACAGCTACCCGGCCCAGGTCTTCATGGGCGATGTCGGCAGCCTTTCCCTCGGCGGCGCCCTGGGAACCATTGCAGTGATCACCAAGCAGGAGATCGTGCTGGTGATCGTTGGCGGAATCTTCGTCGTCGAAGCCCTCTCTGTCATTTTCCAGGTGACGTCGTTCCGCCTCTACGGAAGGCGGATTTTTCGTATGGCGCCGTTGCATCACCATTTTGAACTGAAGGGATGGCCCGAGCCTAAGATCATTGTCCGCTTCTGGATCATCAGCATCATTCTGGCCCTGGTCGCACTGTCGACCCTCAAGCTGAGGTAGCATGGACGCCTATCGCGACAAGCAGATCGTGGTGGTAGGAGCCGGCCGGAGCGGGCGCTCCCTGGCTGAGTATTTCCTGAGCCGCGGGGCCCGTGTGACGCTGTCTGACAGCCGCCCCCTGGATCAGTTCAGAGAAGCGGATCAACTGCAGAAAAAAGGATTGCGGCTCGATTTCGGAGGCCACACGGAAGAGCTGTTCGTGGCTGCCGATCTCATCGCCATCAGCCCGGGTGTGCCTCTGGAGCTTCCGTCATTGGCTGCCGCACAACGGCGAAGCGTGCCGGTCCTTGGCGAAATCGAGATTGCCTCCCGGGAGCTTTCGGCACCTCTGGTCGGGATTACGGGCACCAACGGCAAATCCACCACCACCACTCTGATCGGGGGCATCCTTCAGGATTGGGGACGCAAGACCTTCGTCGGGGGCAACCTCGGCACACCTCTGATCGAAGCGGTCGATGAATCCGGCTGGGACTGGCTGGTCGTCGAGATCTCGTCCTTCCAGCTCGAGGCCATCGAGCGATTCCGGCCGCGCTACGGGCTGCTGCTCAACCTCACCGAGGATCATCTCGACCGTTACCCGGACATGGACGCTTATATGGCGGCGAAAAAGCAGCTTTTCCGCAACATGCAGACCGACGACGTCGCGGTGCTCAACGGTGACGATCCCCTGGTTGTGCAACTCACCTCCGACCTTCACTGTCGAAAAGTCTATTTTTCCTCCAGCACGGTGCCGGCCGAAGGGATGGGTCTGGAGGGCGGGGAGATTGTCTGGAAAATGGGGGGAGAGGAAATCCGTTTTCCCGTCTCCCAACTGAGACTCAAAGGTCTGCACAACCTGGAGAACGTCATGGCAGCCCTGATCCCGCCGCTTCTGGAAGGCTGCCCTGCGGAAGAAGCCTGGAGATCGGTCTGCGCCTTCAGCGGACTCGACCACCGTATGGTGCTGGTGCGGGAGCTGAACGGAGTGTGCTGGTACAACGATTCGAAAGGTACCAATGTCGGCAGTGTGGTGAAAAGCCTGGCCGGCCTGAACCCCCCGGTGACCCTGATTGCCGGCGGCAAGGACAAGGGCGGCGACTACTCGCCCCTGATCGAGATGATCCGGGAAAAGGTGTGCCGTCTGATTCTGATCGGCGAGGCCGCCGACCGCATCGAGGGGGCACTCGGCGGTCTGACCGAAACCCTGCGGGCCGCCACCCTTGAGGAGGCCGTGCGGCTGGCCCACCGTTTAACGCCGTCCGGCGGCTCGGTTCTTCTGTCGCCCGGCTGTTCCAGTTTCGACATGTTTCGCAGTTATGTGGAACGGGGCGAGGTTTTCGTGCGTGCGGTGATGGAACTGCCGGCAAAGGAGGAGGGCTGAGCCATGGAGGCGGAACGGCGGTTCGATGCCACGATACTGTTGCTGGCTGTCGTTTTGACCTGTTTCGGGGTCGTCATGGTCTATTCGTCCTCTTCCATCATGGCGGCCGAACGCTACCACGACGGCTTCTATTTCCTCAAACGCCAGGGGCTCTACGCGCTGGCCGGCTTCGGACTTATGGCTGTCCTGATGCGGATGGACTATCATCTTCTGCGGCGTTTGGCTTTTCCAGGCCTGATCCTCTGCGCCCTGATGCTGCTGCTGGTGCTGGTTCCCGGAATCGGCAGCCGTGCCGGGGGAGCGGCCCGCTGGATCAAGTTCCCGGGTTTTTCCTTTCAGCCGTCGGAAGCCGTCAAACTGGCCCTGATTTTCTACATGGCCCACTCCCTGGCGAAGAAGCAGGACAAGGTCAAGAGTTTCAAACTGGGCATCCTGCCCTACATGATCGTGCTTTCGCTTCTGCTGCTGCTCCTGCTGCTGCAGCCCGATTTCGGCAGCGCCATGACCCTCGCCGTCGTGGCGATGGTCATGCTGATGGCCGCCGGCACCCGGATCTCCCATCTGTCATCCATCGTAGTGCTGGCTCTGCCATTTATCTACTACTTCGTCTGGCACGTCGATTATCGCCGCCGCAGGATCATGGCTTTCCTCGATCCCTGGCAGGACCCGACCGACACCGGCTTTCAGATCATTCAGAGCCTGATCGCCTTCGGGACCGGCGGCCTGATCGGCAACGGTCTCGGGGAAGGCAAGCAGAAACTTTTCTACCTGCCCGAGGCCCATACCGATTTCATCTTTTCAGTGGTTGGGGAAGAATTGGGTTTTGCCGGCACCATCGTGATTACTGCCATGTTTCTGGTACTGGTCCTGAGGGGTATTCGCGTCTCCCTGCAGGCTCCCGACGATTTTGGCCGCTACCTGGCCTTCGGCATCACCCTGCTGCTGGGTATGGAAGCTTTTCTCAATATCGCGGTGGTCATGGGCATGCTTCCGACCAAGGGCATGGCGCTGCCCTTCATTTCCTACGGGGGAACCAGTCTGCTGACGTCCCTGGCGGCGATCGGTATCCTATTGAGTGTTTCCAGCCGGATAAAAGGGGAGCTGTAATGAAACTGCTTCTGGCCGGTGGCGGCACCGGCGGACATCTTTTTCCTGCAGTGGCGTTGGCCGAGCGGTTGCTGGAAACCGATAAGGCTGCACAGGTTCTGTTTGTCGGAACCAGCCGCGGCATCGAGGCGAGGGTCCTGCCCGGTCTGGGATTGCCGCTGGAAACCATCGAGGTTCGAGGTCTGGTCGGCCAGGGTTGGCGGGGGAGGCTGCGCCTGCTGCCCTGCCTTTTTAAAAGCTTTCATCAATCGCTGCGAATTCTTGACCGGTTTCGACCGGATATGGTATTGGGGGTTGGGGGTTACGCCTCCGGACCGCTTCTGCTGGCGGCTCGCTGGAAGAAGCTGCCGACGGTCATTCACGAACAGAACGCCTGGCCCGGACTGACCAACCGGATCCTGTCCCGCTGGGCCGAGAGGGTCTTCCTTTCCTTCAGTGAAGCCGACCGAGCTTTCAATCGCGGACGCACCATGCTGACCGGCAATCCCCTGCGCCGGGGAATGGAGGATTGTCCCCCTATCCCCCAGGGAAAGCCGACGCTGCTGATTTTCGGCGGCAGCCGTGGCGCCCGTGCCATCAACCAGGCTGTCATCGAAGCGCTGCCTTTGCTTGAGGAGTTCCGGGGCCGCCTTCACATTCTGCATCAGACCGGGTCGGACGATCATGACAGAGTGCGCAGAGGGTACCTGGATGCCGGCTGGGAGGATGCGGAAATCCTGCCTTTCATCGACGATATGGCCGCCGCCTATGCCCGCTCCCATCTCATCGTCTGCCGGGCGGGAGCCACCACCATAGCCGAGCTGAGCGCCTGCGGACGGCCTGCCA
The genomic region above belongs to Syntrophotaleaceae bacterium and contains:
- the murD gene encoding UDP-N-acetylmuramoyl-L-alanine--D-glutamate ligase; this encodes MDAYRDKQIVVVGAGRSGRSLAEYFLSRGARVTLSDSRPLDQFREADQLQKKGLRLDFGGHTEELFVAADLIAISPGVPLELPSLAAAQRRSVPVLGEIEIASRELSAPLVGITGTNGKSTTTTLIGGILQDWGRKTFVGGNLGTPLIEAVDESGWDWLVVEISSFQLEAIERFRPRYGLLLNLTEDHLDRYPDMDAYMAAKKQLFRNMQTDDVAVLNGDDPLVVQLTSDLHCRKVYFSSSTVPAEGMGLEGGEIVWKMGGEEIRFPVSQLRLKGLHNLENVMAALIPPLLEGCPAEEAWRSVCAFSGLDHRMVLVRELNGVCWYNDSKGTNVGSVVKSLAGLNPPVTLIAGGKDKGGDYSPLIEMIREKVCRLILIGEAADRIEGALGGLTETLRAATLEEAVRLAHRLTPSGGSVLLSPGCSSFDMFRSYVERGEVFVRAVMELPAKEEG
- the murF gene encoding UDP-N-acetylmuramoyl-tripeptide--D-alanyl-D-alanine ligase, which gives rise to MKIDVQTIARITGGTVTPSKAQATVSGVSTDSRKIRDGELFVPLHGPNFDGHDFLLQAVRNGAAACLSEDVIAGFPVPVVRVADTLKAMGDLAASQRALLRGPLVAVTGSSGKTTTKEMLGSILRQGGPGLITEGNFNNLIGLPLTLFRLTDAHRWAVLEMGMSARGEIARLTEIASPDIGVITNIGPAHLETLLSLDGIARAKGELFAGLSQGGTAVINMDDERVAGLPVANGVRRILFGCAPPADVRAEKISLWPGGVEFQLCLPEGRWPVRLHIHGRFNVHNALAAAAAAYVIGVKPAEIGSGLERFRPYAGRMETTLLGEKVVLLEDCYNANPLAVKAALVTLDDLAGDGRRVAVLGDMLELGEAAGELHREVGREVARRADLLILLGEFARHTAEGARQGGLAADRIIQVDSHEKAVESLEKLIRPGDRVLVKGSRGMKMERICAALKTDHAREAVGH
- the murG gene encoding undecaprenyldiphospho-muramoylpentapeptide beta-N-acetylglucosaminyltransferase; protein product: MKLLLAGGGTGGHLFPAVALAERLLETDKAAQVLFVGTSRGIEARVLPGLGLPLETIEVRGLVGQGWRGRLRLLPCLFKSFHQSLRILDRFRPDMVLGVGGYASGPLLLAARWKKLPTVIHEQNAWPGLTNRILSRWAERVFLSFSEADRAFNRGRTMLTGNPLRRGMEDCPPIPQGKPTLLIFGGSRGARAINQAVIEALPLLEEFRGRLHILHQTGSDDHDRVRRGYLDAGWEDAEILPFIDDMAAAYARSHLIVCRAGATTIAELSACGRPAILIPYPFAAADHQTANARALARKGAALLLAQDDLTGERLARLAGDLLKDRERLLFMAGVARSQARLGAADLILRECRRIAKKPAVEAASAK
- the ftsW gene encoding putative lipid II flippase FtsW, coding for MEAERRFDATILLLAVVLTCFGVVMVYSSSSIMAAERYHDGFYFLKRQGLYALAGFGLMAVLMRMDYHLLRRLAFPGLILCALMLLLVLVPGIGSRAGGAARWIKFPGFSFQPSEAVKLALIFYMAHSLAKKQDKVKSFKLGILPYMIVLSLLLLLLLLQPDFGSAMTLAVVAMVMLMAAGTRISHLSSIVVLALPFIYYFVWHVDYRRRRIMAFLDPWQDPTDTGFQIIQSLIAFGTGGLIGNGLGEGKQKLFYLPEAHTDFIFSVVGEELGFAGTIVITAMFLVLVLRGIRVSLQAPDDFGRYLAFGITLLLGMEAFLNIAVVMGMLPTKGMALPFISYGGTSLLTSLAAIGILLSVSSRIKGEL
- the mraY gene encoding phospho-N-acetylmuramoyl-pentapeptide-transferase → MLYNLLYPFHTEFSFLYVFRYITFRTIYATITALVISFILGPWLIQKLQLLQIGQNIRKVGPESHFKKEGTPTMGGTLILFAIALPTVLWADLSNIYVWITLMVTVGFGVIGFLDDYRKVKKKNSDGLSARQKMLYLMLIAAAAGTILVLYPPFETTLVMPFLKGVRPDLGFFYIPFSMLVIVGASNAVNLTDGLDGLAIGPTIIASGTYLLFAYLAGNARLSDYLQISSVQGAGELAVLCGAMVGAGLGFLWFNSYPAQVFMGDVGSLSLGGALGTIAVITKQEIVLVIVGGIFVVEALSVIFQVTSFRLYGRRIFRMAPLHHHFELKGWPEPKIIVRFWIISIILALVALSTLKLR